The following are from one region of the Actinoplanes sp. L3-i22 genome:
- a CDS encoding TetR/AcrR family transcriptional regulator, translating to MPAAREDTRRRILDTARRIVASKGYAAVGLNEVLGEARVPKGSFYHFFASKDAFGQALLDEYFVEYLAEMDDFLREPGLTTAQRLMNYWASWSDNQSYNDCQGKCLAVKLGAEVADLSEPMRLSLAAGTGGIIDRLETAIATGVEDGSVTVVNTPRETARILYDLWMGASVMAKIRRDGVHFGTALTATRQMLHLA from the coding sequence ATGCCGGCCGCCAGGGAAGACACCCGTCGTCGCATCCTCGACACCGCGCGGCGCATCGTCGCGAGCAAGGGCTACGCCGCGGTCGGCCTCAACGAGGTGCTCGGCGAGGCCAGGGTGCCGAAGGGCTCGTTCTACCACTTCTTCGCGTCGAAGGACGCCTTCGGCCAGGCCCTGCTCGACGAGTACTTCGTCGAGTACCTGGCGGAGATGGACGACTTCCTGCGCGAGCCCGGCCTGACCACCGCCCAGCGGCTGATGAACTACTGGGCGAGCTGGTCCGACAACCAGAGCTACAACGACTGCCAGGGCAAATGCCTCGCGGTCAAGCTGGGCGCCGAGGTCGCCGACCTGTCCGAGCCGATGCGCCTCTCGCTCGCGGCCGGGACCGGCGGGATCATCGATCGGCTGGAGACCGCGATCGCGACCGGTGTCGAGGACGGCTCGGTCACGGTGGTCAACACGCCCCGGGAGACCGCCCGGATCCTCTACGACCTGTGGATGGGCGCCAGCGTGATGGCGAAGATCCGGCGCGACGGTGTCCACTTCGGCACGGCGCTGACCGCCACCCGGCAGATGCTGCACCTGGCCTGA
- a CDS encoding alpha/beta fold hydrolase, translated as MTTSQYSAKRTFVLVPGAWMGAWSWHPVAGLLRAAGHDVVALTMPGLSYGSSPVGLGLADAVDFVVREIEARDLRDVVLVAHSWGGYPATGAAHRLTGRIAKVVYYNAVVPARGASMGDENEVYGKAILDSIAATPDRTVSIPLDAVRAGLMQDESAELQELVFGLTLPQPGGYMVDALDVPTVVEAGLPAAYLLGVADQSLARPGDEFAARLGVRPVPVPGSHMAMLSKPAEIAEALLATV; from the coding sequence ATGACTACTTCGCAGTATTCCGCAAAGCGCACGTTCGTTCTGGTGCCCGGCGCCTGGATGGGCGCCTGGTCCTGGCATCCGGTGGCCGGGCTGCTGCGGGCGGCCGGGCACGACGTGGTGGCGCTGACCATGCCCGGGCTGTCCTACGGAAGCTCCCCGGTGGGGCTGGGGCTGGCCGACGCCGTGGACTTCGTGGTCCGCGAGATCGAGGCGCGCGACCTGCGTGACGTCGTTCTGGTCGCGCACAGCTGGGGTGGTTACCCGGCCACCGGCGCCGCGCATCGCCTGACCGGCCGCATCGCCAAGGTGGTGTACTACAACGCGGTCGTCCCCGCGCGGGGCGCGAGCATGGGCGACGAGAACGAGGTGTACGGCAAGGCGATCCTCGACTCGATCGCCGCGACGCCCGACCGGACCGTGTCGATCCCGCTCGACGCGGTCCGCGCCGGGCTGATGCAGGACGAGTCCGCCGAGCTGCAGGAACTGGTCTTCGGGCTGACCCTGCCGCAGCCGGGCGGCTACATGGTCGACGCCCTGGACGTGCCGACCGTGGTCGAGGCCGGGCTGCCGGCGGCCTACCTGCTGGGCGTGGCCGACCAGTCCCTGGCCCGGCCGGGCGACGAGTTCGCGGCCCGGCTCGGGGTGCGGCCGGTGCCGGTGCCGGGCAGCCACATGGCGATGCTGTCGAAGCCGGCCGAGATCGCCGAAGCCCTGCTGGCGACCGTCTAG
- a CDS encoding helix-turn-helix domain-containing protein codes for MTTTSNEVQHRMATTAQLCAVRRDVLAHVGNRWSSLVLTLLADAPRPYSVILKSCAITPRMLTLNLRELERDGLITRVPAAGARARVAYALTDAGRSLCSIIGSLISWSDQHHEHIVDSRDRFAAAV; via the coding sequence ATGACGACTACGAGCAACGAGGTTCAGCACCGGATGGCGACGACCGCGCAGCTCTGCGCCGTCCGGCGCGACGTGCTGGCCCACGTCGGCAACCGCTGGAGCTCCCTGGTCCTCACCCTGCTGGCCGACGCCCCCCGGCCGTACTCGGTCATTCTCAAGTCGTGCGCCATCACCCCGCGGATGCTCACGCTCAACCTCCGCGAGCTGGAGCGCGACGGCCTGATCACGCGCGTTCCGGCGGCCGGCGCGCGGGCCCGGGTGGCCTACGCGCTGACCGACGCGGGCCGGTCGCTGTGCTCGATCATCGGGTCCCTGATCTCCTGGTCGGACCAGCACCACGAGCACATCGTCGACAGTCGCGACCGGTTCGCCGCCGCGGTCTAG
- a CDS encoding TetR/AcrR family transcriptional regulator: MPPTARHEAATQKGRATRDRIIAAAADLMYRHGVAGTSTPAVRDAAGVSSSQIYHYFADKDALTRAVIAHQSEAVLSHQAPLLARLDSFDALRSWRDVVVDAARRANGAGGCPLGSLSSELADDHPWAREALAAGFNAWHEAIRGGLATMRDNGVLRARTDPGRLALALLTALQGGLLLAQAQRSTDALEAALDTVIDHIHDHAAATREPAVLGHGIDSGNNSSPSLPDH; encoded by the coding sequence ATGCCACCCACGGCGCGGCACGAGGCGGCGACCCAGAAGGGCCGGGCGACCCGGGACCGGATCATCGCGGCCGCGGCCGACCTGATGTACCGGCACGGCGTGGCCGGGACGAGCACTCCGGCGGTCCGCGACGCGGCCGGTGTCAGCTCCTCCCAGATCTACCACTACTTCGCCGACAAGGACGCGCTCACCCGGGCGGTGATCGCCCATCAGTCCGAGGCGGTCCTGTCCCACCAGGCACCCCTGCTGGCGCGGCTCGACAGCTTCGACGCGCTCCGATCCTGGCGCGACGTGGTGGTGGACGCGGCCCGGCGGGCGAACGGCGCCGGCGGCTGCCCGCTGGGCAGCCTGTCCAGCGAGCTGGCCGACGACCACCCGTGGGCCCGCGAGGCCCTGGCCGCTGGCTTCAACGCCTGGCACGAGGCGATCCGCGGCGGCCTCGCCACCATGCGGGACAACGGCGTCCTGCGCGCTCGGACCGACCCCGGCAGGCTGGCCCTGGCACTGCTGACCGCCCTGCAAGGAGGGTTGCTGCTCGCCCAGGCGCAGCGGAGCACCGACGCGCTCGAAGCCGCCCTGGACACCGTGATCGACCATATCCACGATCACGCCGCGGCCACCCGCGAGCCGGCCGTCCTCGGTCACGGAATCGATTCCGGCAACAACTCGTCACCGTCGCTTCCGGACCATTAA
- a CDS encoding NmrA family NAD(P)-binding protein produces the protein MTVQQPNVLVTGATGRVGSEAVRLLTAARNPARALVRDASRAPHGAEIAVGDFDRPDTLDAAMRGIDTVLLVSPAVPAQEIAVIDSAVRHGVTHIVKVTSKASADSPVDRRRGQARIEAHLLASGVAYTLLRSNAYPQNLFALAPMVKQTRGFLMSAGDGRVGLTDARDVAAAAAAILTAPAPHAAKTYLLTGPELVTYADVARELTDALGYPVEYRRTSPEDHRSVMILAGLPEPVATSNAQAFGLIAQGDAAWLSDDVESLTGDRPRGLHAFIAENLGDFA, from the coding sequence ATGACTGTTCAGCAGCCAAACGTGCTGGTCACCGGCGCGACAGGCCGGGTCGGCTCGGAAGCCGTCCGGCTGCTCACCGCCGCGCGGAATCCGGCCCGTGCTCTGGTCCGCGACGCCTCGCGTGCACCGCACGGCGCCGAGATCGCCGTCGGGGATTTCGACCGCCCGGACACGCTCGACGCCGCCATGCGCGGCATCGACACGGTGCTGCTGGTCAGCCCGGCCGTGCCCGCACAGGAGATCGCGGTCATCGACAGCGCGGTGCGTCACGGCGTCACCCACATCGTCAAGGTCACCAGCAAGGCATCGGCCGACTCCCCGGTCGACCGGCGCCGCGGCCAGGCCCGGATCGAGGCGCACCTGCTGGCCAGCGGGGTGGCGTACACGCTGCTGCGCTCGAACGCCTACCCGCAGAACCTGTTCGCCCTCGCCCCCATGGTCAAGCAGACCCGGGGCTTCCTGATGTCCGCCGGTGACGGCCGGGTCGGCCTGACCGACGCGCGCGACGTGGCGGCCGCGGCGGCGGCGATCCTGACCGCGCCCGCGCCGCACGCCGCGAAGACCTACCTGCTGACCGGGCCCGAGCTGGTCACCTACGCCGACGTGGCCAGGGAACTCACCGACGCGCTCGGGTACCCGGTCGAGTACCGCCGGACCTCACCCGAGGACCATCGGAGCGTGATGATCCTCGCCGGCCTGCCCGAGCCCGTCGCGACCTCGAACGCCCAGGCCTTCGGCCTGATCGCGCAGGGTGACGCCGCCTGGTTGTCGGACGACGTCGAGTCGCTCACCGGCGATCGTCCGCGCGGCCTGCACGCCTTCATCGCCGAGAACCTCGGGGACTTCGCCTGA
- a CDS encoding helix-turn-helix domain-containing protein, translating into MPIAKLRDSSCSVSRSLSVLGERWTLLILRLAFEGETRFESFRGNLGVAADVLADRLNTLIENGILTRDPYQDAGSRTRYEYHLTPVGRELHVIIAGLQQWGDDHLPRPESPTVVRRRHESDAPVRVAFVDDSGSEVPLDEVEAVRTATYPR; encoded by the coding sequence ATGCCCATCGCAAAACTGCGGGACAGCAGCTGTTCCGTGTCGCGCAGCCTGTCCGTGCTCGGCGAGCGCTGGACCCTGCTCATCCTGCGGCTCGCCTTCGAGGGCGAGACCCGGTTCGAGTCGTTCCGCGGCAACCTCGGGGTCGCCGCCGACGTGCTCGCCGACCGGCTGAACACGCTGATCGAGAACGGCATCCTGACCCGGGACCCGTACCAGGACGCGGGCAGCCGCACCCGGTACGAGTACCACCTGACCCCGGTCGGCCGGGAGCTGCACGTGATCATCGCCGGGCTCCAGCAGTGGGGCGACGACCACCTGCCCCGGCCGGAGAGCCCCACCGTGGTGCGCCGGCGGCACGAGAGCGACGCGCCGGTCCGGGTCGCCTTCGTCGACGACAGCGGCAGCGAGGTGCCACTGGACGAGGTCGAGGCGGTCCGCACCGCGACCTACCCCCGGTAG
- a CDS encoding MFS transporter yields the protein MSTQVPPIPPAAADRAKRGFWPFAALLGLCYVAASAPSPLYADYALRWHFTDSTLTVVFAVYAVPLLVSLLVFGGISDEIGRKPVALTASALLAVSLVLFAAADGLAFLIAARALQGFATGLLTAVASAALLDLQPRRRPGLAALLGAGLSTGGLAAGALLSGLLVQYAWSPSRLVYLVILALLGSLAAAVAARADESVTDRVRPVLRVRVVVPAEARPAFAAAVPALLSTWALNSFYLSLGPSLARALSHTVSHLPGAISVALLTGCACLATLATKDWAAGTCVAVGCAVLAAGSGLTVVATALASVSVFYLSTVVAGAGFGLAFSGTFRGLVALARPAERGALIAATYVLGYAAFAVPAVIAGIVSTRYGLIHTALGYSAAVGGLALIALIATVSRAGRR from the coding sequence ATGAGCACCCAGGTGCCCCCGATCCCACCGGCCGCCGCCGATCGCGCGAAGCGCGGGTTCTGGCCCTTCGCCGCGCTGCTCGGGTTGTGCTACGTCGCGGCGAGCGCCCCGAGCCCGCTCTACGCCGACTACGCGCTGCGCTGGCACTTCACCGACAGCACGCTGACCGTGGTCTTCGCCGTCTACGCCGTACCGTTGCTGGTTTCCCTGCTGGTCTTCGGGGGCATTTCCGACGAGATCGGCCGCAAGCCGGTGGCGCTGACCGCGAGCGCCCTGCTCGCGGTCAGCCTGGTGCTGTTCGCCGCCGCCGATGGACTGGCGTTCCTGATCGCCGCCCGTGCCCTGCAGGGGTTCGCCACCGGTCTGCTCACGGCCGTCGCCTCGGCCGCTCTGCTCGACCTGCAGCCGCGCCGGCGTCCGGGCCTGGCCGCGCTGCTGGGTGCCGGGCTGTCCACCGGCGGTCTCGCGGCCGGGGCGCTGCTGAGTGGACTGCTCGTGCAGTACGCGTGGAGCCCGTCCCGGCTCGTCTATCTGGTGATCCTCGCCCTGCTGGGGTCGCTCGCGGCGGCCGTGGCCGCCCGGGCCGACGAATCGGTGACCGACCGGGTCCGGCCGGTGTTGCGGGTGCGGGTCGTGGTCCCCGCCGAAGCCCGGCCGGCCTTTGCCGCCGCCGTACCGGCGTTGTTGTCGACCTGGGCTTTGAACAGCTTCTATCTCTCCCTCGGCCCGAGCCTGGCCAGGGCGCTCAGCCACACCGTCAGCCATCTGCCCGGCGCGATCTCGGTGGCGCTGCTGACCGGCTGCGCCTGCCTCGCGACCCTGGCCACGAAGGACTGGGCCGCCGGCACCTGCGTGGCCGTCGGCTGCGCGGTGCTCGCCGCCGGATCCGGCCTGACCGTCGTCGCGACGGCGTTGGCCAGTGTGAGCGTCTTCTACCTCAGCACCGTCGTCGCCGGAGCCGGCTTCGGCCTCGCCTTCTCCGGGACCTTCCGCGGCCTCGTCGCCCTGGCCCGGCCCGCCGAACGGGGCGCGCTGATCGCCGCCACCTACGTCCTCGGGTACGCGGCGTTCGCCGTGCCGGCCGTCATCGCCGGCATCGTCAGCACCCGGTACGGCCTGATCCACACCGCGCTCGGCTACAGCGCGGCGGTCGGCGGGCTCGCGCTCATCGCCCTGATCGCCACGGTCTCCAGGGCCGGGCGGAGGTGA
- a CDS encoding transcriptional regulator, with amino-acid sequence MSAGQPAGFNELLHAPVRLSIVSLLAPAVHVEFGFLREATGMTDSALSKQIGALQDAGYVELKRTGRRATVRLTEPGRAALAAHARALRAMLGVALDAGPH; translated from the coding sequence ATGAGCGCCGGGCAGCCGGCCGGTTTCAACGAGCTGCTGCACGCGCCGGTCCGGCTCAGCATCGTGTCGCTGCTGGCGCCCGCGGTGCACGTCGAGTTCGGGTTCCTGCGCGAGGCGACCGGGATGACCGACTCGGCGCTGAGCAAGCAGATCGGCGCGCTGCAGGACGCGGGCTACGTGGAGCTCAAGCGCACCGGCCGGCGCGCCACGGTCCGCCTCACCGAGCCGGGGCGGGCGGCGCTCGCGGCCCACGCGCGGGCGCTGCGGGCCATGCTCGGGGTGGCCCTGGACGCCGGGCCGCACTGA
- a CDS encoding LLM class F420-dependent oxidoreductase, translating into MAQRLVSVWQPFFLGSASRDAAVEAARELEELGYSRIWFSAGFGDDVPARFREILDGTGRIGVAPGIVSIWHSSPPEVAAFARDAERAHPGRFLLGLGASHAVLVEKDGTDYRRPYSKMVSYLDGLDQAGFPRERRILAALGPRMLELSRDRSAGAHPYFIPAEHTAEARAALGADRLLAPEVAVVLDPDPVTARATARKYTAGYLTLPNYTNNLRRFGWADEDFAAGGSDRLVDAIIPWGTAEQVAAGLEKHYRAGADEVAIQVLNGGDARSFPADAFRALATVLIGRR; encoded by the coding sequence ATGGCACAACGACTGGTCAGCGTCTGGCAACCGTTCTTCCTCGGCAGCGCGAGCCGGGACGCCGCGGTCGAGGCCGCGCGCGAGCTCGAGGAGCTGGGCTACTCCCGGATCTGGTTCTCGGCCGGCTTCGGCGACGACGTCCCGGCCCGCTTCCGGGAGATCCTGGACGGGACCGGGCGGATCGGGGTCGCCCCGGGCATCGTGAGCATCTGGCACTCGTCGCCGCCCGAGGTGGCCGCGTTCGCCCGAGACGCGGAGCGGGCCCATCCCGGCCGGTTCCTGCTCGGGCTCGGCGCCAGCCACGCCGTACTGGTGGAGAAGGACGGCACCGACTACCGCCGGCCGTACTCGAAGATGGTTTCCTACCTGGACGGTCTCGACCAGGCCGGCTTCCCGCGCGAGCGGCGGATCCTGGCCGCGCTCGGCCCGCGGATGCTGGAGCTGTCCCGGGACCGGTCGGCCGGCGCGCATCCGTACTTCATCCCGGCCGAGCACACCGCCGAGGCCCGGGCCGCGCTCGGCGCCGACCGGCTGCTCGCCCCGGAGGTCGCGGTGGTCCTCGACCCGGATCCGGTGACCGCGCGGGCCACCGCCCGCAAGTACACCGCCGGCTACCTGACGCTGCCGAACTACACCAACAACCTGCGACGGTTCGGCTGGGCCGACGAGGACTTCGCCGCCGGCGGCAGCGACCGCCTGGTCGACGCGATCATTCCCTGGGGTACGGCCGAGCAGGTCGCCGCCGGGCTGGAGAAGCACTACCGGGCCGGCGCGGACGAGGTCGCGATCCAGGTCCTCAACGGCGGCGACGCCAGGTCGTTCCCGGCGGACGCGTTCCGCGCGCTCGCCACGGTCCTGATCGGACGCCGGTAA
- a CDS encoding aldo/keto reductase, with protein MRTATLGDLEVGRIGLGAMGMSHGYSGAGTDDAESIRTIHRALDLGVTLVDTAEIYGPYVNEELVGRALAGRRDRVVLATKFGLISHDGRVPGGLDSSPANIRTAVEGSLKRLGTDHIDLYYQHRVDPGTPIEDTIGALADLVRQGKIRYLGLSEAWIGTLRRAHAVHPITALQSEYSLWTRDQEQILPVLRELGIGLVAYSPLSRGFLTGALRTPADVEKLDDSDFRRSNPRFTGENFARNVRLADQVRAVAEQAGATSAQVALAWLLAQGDDVVPIPGTKRVTRVEENTAADAVTLTPEQLATLTALPVAEGGHHTDDQMKVIER; from the coding sequence ATGCGTACCGCAACGCTCGGTGATCTCGAAGTTGGCCGGATCGGCCTCGGCGCGATGGGCATGTCGCACGGGTACAGCGGCGCCGGCACCGATGACGCGGAGTCGATCCGCACCATCCACCGGGCCCTCGACCTGGGCGTCACCCTCGTCGACACCGCCGAGATCTACGGCCCGTACGTCAACGAGGAACTGGTCGGCCGGGCCCTCGCCGGGCGCCGCGACCGGGTCGTGCTGGCCACCAAGTTCGGCCTGATCTCGCACGACGGCCGGGTCCCCGGCGGCCTGGACAGCAGCCCGGCCAACATCCGTACCGCGGTCGAGGGCTCGCTCAAGCGGCTCGGCACCGACCACATCGACCTCTACTACCAGCACCGCGTCGACCCGGGCACACCGATCGAGGACACCATCGGCGCGCTCGCCGACCTGGTGCGACAGGGCAAGATCCGGTACCTCGGGCTGTCCGAGGCGTGGATCGGCACGCTCCGCCGCGCGCACGCCGTGCACCCGATCACCGCGCTGCAGTCGGAGTACTCGCTGTGGACGCGCGACCAGGAGCAGATCCTGCCGGTGCTGCGTGAGCTGGGCATCGGTCTGGTCGCCTACTCGCCGCTGAGCCGCGGCTTCCTCACCGGCGCGCTGCGCACCCCGGCCGACGTCGAGAAGCTCGACGACAGCGACTTCCGTAGGTCCAACCCGCGCTTCACCGGCGAGAACTTCGCGCGCAACGTGCGCCTCGCCGACCAGGTGCGGGCGGTCGCCGAGCAGGCCGGCGCGACTTCGGCGCAGGTCGCCCTGGCCTGGCTGCTGGCCCAGGGCGACGACGTCGTCCCGATCCCCGGCACCAAGCGGGTCACCCGGGTCGAGGAGAACACCGCGGCGGACGCCGTCACGCTCACGCCCGAGCAGCTCGCCACCCTGACCGCGCTGCCCGTCGCCGAGGGTGGCCACCACACCGACGACCAGATGAAGGTCATCGAACGCTGA
- a CDS encoding ester cyclase: protein MTDRIRALAHRMYTAFNDHDHAAALDIFTPDFYSHAIRKAGPQSIVDAWSGLHQAFPDARVTVEDVIVEGETVAARLTMHGIAGEPATMLEMYRVRDGRIAELWALTSLRRDT from the coding sequence GTGACCGATCGGATCCGCGCTCTCGCGCATCGCATGTACACGGCCTTCAACGACCACGATCACGCCGCGGCGCTGGACATCTTCACGCCGGACTTCTACAGCCACGCGATCCGGAAAGCCGGTCCGCAGAGCATCGTCGACGCCTGGAGCGGCCTGCACCAGGCCTTTCCGGACGCCCGGGTCACCGTGGAGGACGTGATCGTCGAGGGGGAGACCGTGGCCGCCCGGCTGACCATGCACGGCATCGCCGGCGAGCCCGCGACGATGCTGGAGATGTATCGCGTCCGCGACGGCCGGATCGCCGAGCTGTGGGCGCTCACCTCGCTGCGCCGCGACACCTGA
- the chrA gene encoding chromate efflux transporter produces MPELPGTRHRAELATVLREWGRIGCVGFGGPPAHIALLRKLCVEDRKWLDAREFEDAIAACNLLPGPASTQLAIFCAWRVRGRAGALLGGAAFVLPGLVAILALAALFLGDPPTWVEAAGAGAGAAVAAIALQAGAGLIPAGWQRAARPGTRARWAGYLLLGAVAAATVGPWLVLLLIAAGVAEVVVQRPPGDGRRPVTAVPLLAAAGLGGGVLLPLAWTALKVGALSYGGGFVIIPLMQADAVGRHHWMTPTQFLDAVALGQITPGPVVHTVAVVGYAAAGLGGGLLAAVVAFAPSFTFVLLGADRFDRLRDNRRVRAFLDGAGPAAIGAILGSAVPLVRALTEPWQYAVLAGAAVLTLGLRRGPVLTLLTAAAAGILIVFAGGALPR; encoded by the coding sequence GTGCCTGAGCTGCCCGGCACGCGGCACCGCGCCGAGCTGGCGACCGTGCTGCGGGAGTGGGGCCGGATCGGCTGTGTCGGCTTCGGCGGGCCGCCCGCGCACATCGCGCTGCTGCGCAAGCTCTGCGTCGAGGACCGTAAGTGGCTCGACGCGCGGGAGTTCGAGGACGCCATCGCCGCCTGCAACCTGCTGCCCGGCCCGGCCTCGACCCAGCTGGCGATCTTCTGCGCCTGGCGGGTCCGGGGCCGGGCCGGCGCGCTGCTCGGCGGCGCCGCGTTCGTACTGCCCGGGCTGGTCGCGATCCTCGCGCTGGCCGCGCTGTTCCTCGGCGACCCGCCCACCTGGGTCGAGGCCGCCGGAGCCGGCGCCGGCGCGGCGGTCGCCGCGATCGCCCTGCAGGCCGGCGCCGGCCTGATCCCGGCCGGCTGGCAGCGGGCCGCCCGGCCGGGCACCCGGGCGCGGTGGGCGGGATACCTGCTGCTCGGCGCGGTCGCCGCGGCGACCGTCGGGCCGTGGCTGGTGCTGCTGCTGATCGCCGCCGGTGTCGCCGAGGTCGTCGTCCAGCGGCCGCCGGGCGACGGACGCCGGCCGGTCACCGCCGTTCCACTGCTGGCCGCGGCCGGGCTCGGCGGGGGGGTGCTGCTCCCGCTGGCCTGGACCGCGCTGAAGGTCGGCGCGCTCTCCTACGGCGGCGGCTTCGTGATCATCCCGCTCATGCAGGCCGACGCGGTCGGCCGGCACCACTGGATGACCCCCACCCAGTTCCTCGACGCCGTCGCGCTCGGGCAGATCACCCCCGGCCCGGTCGTGCACACCGTCGCCGTGGTCGGCTACGCCGCCGCCGGGCTCGGCGGCGGCCTGCTCGCCGCCGTCGTCGCGTTCGCGCCCTCGTTCACGTTCGTCCTGCTCGGCGCGGACCGCTTCGACCGGCTCCGCGACAACCGGCGGGTCCGCGCGTTCCTCGACGGCGCCGGCCCGGCCGCGATCGGCGCGATCCTCGGCTCCGCGGTCCCGCTGGTCCGCGCCCTGACCGAGCCCTGGCAGTACGCCGTGCTCGCGGGCGCGGCCGTCCTCACCCTCGGCCTGCGCCGCGGCCCGGTCCTGACCCTGCTCACCGCCGCCGCGGCCGGCATCCTGATCGTGTTCGCCGGCGGCGCCCTCCCCCGCTGA
- a CDS encoding VOC family protein: MTSPADDGTVSVRYLVDDVAAALDFYTGPLGFTPISTFPPAFADVRRGKLRLLLSGPDSSAGRAMPDGRRPHPGGWNRIHLIVADLDSEVARLRAAGVVFRSDVVTGPGGRQIVLDDPAGNPVELFQPARA, encoded by the coding sequence ATGACCAGCCCTGCCGATGACGGCACCGTCAGCGTGCGTTACCTCGTCGACGATGTCGCCGCCGCACTCGACTTCTACACCGGCCCTCTCGGGTTCACCCCGATCAGCACGTTCCCGCCCGCGTTCGCCGACGTCCGGCGCGGCAAGCTGCGGCTGTTGCTGTCCGGCCCGGACAGTTCCGCCGGCCGGGCCATGCCCGACGGGCGCCGTCCGCACCCCGGGGGCTGGAACCGCATCCATCTGATCGTCGCCGACCTCGACTCCGAGGTGGCCCGGCTGCGGGCCGCGGGCGTGGTGTTCCGCAGCGACGTCGTCACCGGCCCCGGCGGCCGGCAGATCGTCCTGGACGACCCGGCCGGCAACCCCGTCGAGCTCTTCCAGCCGGCCCGTGCCTGA
- a CDS encoding metalloregulator ArsR/SmtB family transcription factor — protein MTAAAPGFVTAAGHPVRWRLLTELARGDLAVHELTALLGQPQNLVSYHLGKLRKAELVTARRSSADGRDSYYSLDLTRCGDLLSGAGATLHPGLRLTRPAPAGPVTGRVLFLCTGNSSRSQMAEALLTARTAGSVRAVSAGSKPKPIHPYAVSTLAARGIDLSAARPKHLDTFAGQRFEHVITLCDRVKEVCPEFPGHRRPAHWSIADPAAAPGEPSAFERVADELDRRIGFLLHTLVHHSEKAL, from the coding sequence ATGACGGCAGCGGCGCCCGGGTTCGTGACCGCCGCCGGGCATCCGGTCCGGTGGCGGCTGCTCACCGAGCTGGCCCGCGGCGACCTCGCCGTGCACGAGCTGACCGCGCTGCTCGGCCAGCCGCAGAACCTCGTCTCCTATCACCTGGGCAAGCTGCGCAAGGCCGAGCTGGTGACCGCCCGGCGCAGCAGCGCGGACGGCCGGGACAGCTACTACTCCCTCGACCTGACCCGGTGCGGCGACCTGCTGTCCGGCGCCGGCGCCACGCTGCACCCCGGGCTGCGACTCACCCGGCCGGCACCCGCCGGGCCGGTCACTGGGCGGGTGCTGTTCCTCTGCACGGGCAACAGTTCGCGCTCGCAGATGGCCGAGGCGCTGCTGACCGCCCGCACCGCCGGGTCCGTGCGGGCGGTCAGCGCCGGGAGCAAACCCAAACCGATTCATCCGTACGCGGTGAGCACCCTGGCCGCCCGCGGCATCGACCTGTCCGCCGCCCGTCCCAAACACCTCGACACGTTCGCCGGGCAGCGATTCGAGCACGTGATCACCCTGTGCGACCGGGTCAAGGAGGTCTGTCCCGAGTTCCCCGGCCACCGGCGACCGGCGCACTGGAGCATCGCGGACCCGGCCGCCGCCCCCGGCGAGCCATCGGCGTTCGAGCGCGTCGCCGACGAGCTCGACCGGCGCATCGGCTTCCTGCTGCACACCCTCGTCCACCACTCGGAGAAGGCACTATGA